From the Verrucomicrobiota bacterium genome, one window contains:
- a CDS encoding sugar ABC transporter ATP-binding protein has translation MKQANQQPGDAVVMTGIVKAFGGVKAVEHVDFSVRKGEIHALLGQNGAGKSTVLKILCGVHKPDAGEIWINGVKLEEHTPEAARRLGIAMIFQEGSLIPTLTVAENIFLTREPRAAGGFLDDRTALKKAHGLLEKIGVELDPRRRVSNLSAGQRQLTEIAKALSQEASVLIMDEPTATLSTAEIDHLFAFLDRLKSSGMSIIYVSHRMEEIRRIAERVTILRDGRNVMTQSVAETPLDHIVEQIVGRRIGAFERRARANRNLGPEILRVSHLTGKPRPIDVSFTIRAGEIVGIAGLLGSGRSSLARSITGLQPVVEGEIRVREKAVKITSPPEALAAGIAMIPEDRLTQGLVLQHSVANNLSLPVINRLARYSFVRESEERALVQDFIQRLRVKTASPDLPIRSLSGGNQQKVVLAKWLAADPSLLILDEPTAGVDIGSKTEIVEIIRDLADQGKGVIVISSEPAELLAFSDRILIMSEGRIVREVASEEIESWAAGATDTGSRITAMEKGLQVAIQEKEHHAYDL, from the coding sequence AGCAAGCTAATCAACAACCGGGCGATGCCGTCGTCATGACAGGCATCGTCAAGGCCTTCGGCGGGGTCAAAGCGGTCGAGCACGTGGATTTTTCGGTGCGCAAAGGCGAAATCCACGCCCTTCTCGGTCAAAACGGCGCCGGCAAATCCACGGTTCTGAAGATCCTTTGCGGCGTCCACAAACCGGACGCGGGTGAAATTTGGATCAACGGGGTCAAACTCGAGGAGCATACGCCCGAGGCGGCCCGCCGCCTGGGGATTGCAATGATCTTCCAGGAGGGCAGCCTGATTCCCACGCTGACCGTTGCCGAGAATATTTTCCTGACGAGAGAACCCAGGGCCGCCGGCGGCTTCCTGGACGATCGCACGGCCCTGAAAAAGGCGCACGGACTCCTGGAAAAGATCGGCGTCGAGCTCGACCCGCGTCGCCGGGTAAGCAATTTGAGCGCTGGCCAGCGGCAACTGACCGAGATCGCCAAAGCCCTTTCGCAGGAGGCGAGTGTGCTCATCATGGATGAGCCGACGGCGACCCTGAGCACGGCGGAGATCGATCACCTGTTTGCGTTCCTGGATCGCCTCAAGAGTTCGGGGATGTCCATTATCTACGTCTCGCACCGCATGGAGGAAATCCGGCGGATCGCCGAGCGGGTAACGATCCTGCGGGACGGGCGCAACGTCATGACCCAGTCCGTGGCGGAAACGCCCCTGGACCACATCGTCGAACAAATCGTCGGCCGCCGGATCGGGGCATTCGAACGGCGGGCACGGGCCAATAGGAATCTGGGCCCGGAAATCCTGCGCGTTTCGCACCTGACCGGTAAGCCTCGCCCGATCGACGTGAGTTTTACCATTCGGGCAGGCGAGATCGTGGGTATCGCGGGCCTGCTCGGGAGCGGTCGCAGCTCCCTGGCCAGGTCGATCACCGGGCTGCAACCGGTCGTTGAGGGTGAAATCCGGGTGAGAGAAAAGGCGGTCAAGATCACCTCGCCGCCGGAAGCCCTGGCCGCAGGCATAGCCATGATCCCCGAAGACCGGCTCACCCAGGGATTGGTGCTCCAGCACAGCGTGGCGAACAACCTGAGCCTGCCGGTCATCAACCGCTTGGCCCGGTACAGTTTTGTGCGCGAGTCCGAGGAACGGGCCCTGGTCCAGGATTTTATCCAGCGGCTCCGGGTCAAGACCGCCTCTCCGGACCTTCCTATCCGCAGCTTGTCGGGCGGAAATCAGCAAAAGGTGGTGCTCGCCAAATGGCTGGCCGCCGACCCCAGCCTCTTGATCCTGGACGAACCCACCGCTGGCGTCGACATCGGCAGCAAGACCGAGATCGTCGAGATCATTCGGGACCTGGCCGACCAAGGCAAAGGCGTCATTGTCATCTCGTCGGAACCGGCCGAACTGCTGGCCTTCAGCGACCGGATCCTGATCATGTCCGAGGGAAGAATCGTTCGAGAAGTTGCCTCTGAGGAAATCGAAAGCTGGGCGGCGGGCGCCACCGACACGGGCAGCCGTATCACGGCCATGGAAAAAGGCCTGCAAGTTGCCATCCAAGAAAAAGAACACCATGCCTACGATCTCTGA